A genomic stretch from Puntigrus tetrazona isolate hp1 chromosome 6, ASM1883169v1, whole genome shotgun sequence includes:
- the LOC122346602 gene encoding uncharacterized protein LOC122346602 — protein MQFPVLLFISSVSAVVGMMSVQVTKPVVSYCHQAITLHCNVSLPDGKDREFQVTHLSWIKESNKTICSESKTAMNGSILCQYMPKKQLVLTITQPKSDDIGRYICKLRSSHGHTSANTSVTLECPKKIVQVKEDGKNRVTCKVEKSDHDGRIHWFHGTVNLTSQSSQVIYPVNGLYTVVSSLNNSVNWKTYNCSYWIPQLEKYITSKNIVMEYSTTSKTKSFSSDSCTGLVFCLSLLWTLI, from the exons ATGCAATTTCCTGTTCTTCTGTTCATCTCATCTGTTTCAGCAGTAGTTG GCATGATGAGTGTACAAGTTACCAAACCTGTGGTTTCCTACTGCCACCAGGCTATCACTCTACACTGCAATGTTTCACTGCCTGATGGAAAGGACCGTGAATTCCAGGTTACTCATCTGAGCTGGATTAaagaatcaaataaaacaatatgctCAGAAAGCAAGACAGCAATGAATGGTTCCATCCTTTGCCAATACATGCCAAAAAAACAGTTGGTATTGACTATTACCCAACCAAAATCAGATGACATTGGACGCTATATCTGCAAACTCCGATCTTCCCATGGACATACAAGTGCTAATACCAGTGTGACTTTGG AGTGTCCTAAGAAAATTGTCCAGGTAAAAGAAGACGGAAAAAACAGGGTGACTTGCAAGGTTGAGAAGTCAGACCATGATGGGCGTATCCACTGGTTTCATGGAACGGTCAATCTAACGAGCCAATCATCCCAGGTCATTTATCCTGTTAATGGATTATATACAGTGGTTAGTTCTCTCAATAACAGTGTAAACTGGAAAACATATAACTGTTCTTACTGGATTCCTCAACTTGAGAAATATATAACCAGCAAGAACATTGTTATGGAATATAGCACAACGTCTAAGACAAAGTCTTTTAGCAGTGACAGTTGCACTGGTCTAGTCTTCTGTTTGAGTCTTCTTTGGACTCTCATTTAG